Proteins from a single region of Phyllopteryx taeniolatus isolate TA_2022b chromosome 10, UOR_Ptae_1.2, whole genome shotgun sequence:
- the fhl1a gene encoding four and a half LIM domains protein 1a isoform X2, with product MTDRFDCFYCRDNLHGKKYVKKDDKHVCTKCFDKVCANTCAECRRPIGADAKELHHKNRYWHEDCFRCAKCYKPLASESFCARDDGKIMCGKCSSREDGNRCQGCYKVVMPGSKNVEYKKKLWHEECFTCFECKQPIRTQSFLTKGDDIFCTPCHEKKFAKNCFHCKQPITSGGISYQEQPWHTECFVCQTCRKPLSGTRFTAHENAYYCVQCYRSDVAKKCHGCKNPITGFGHGTNVVNYEAFSWHEYCFNCKKCSHSLANKRFVMTGENVYCLICAKL from the exons ATGACGGACCGCTTCGACTGCTTCTACTGTCGCGACAACCTGCACGGCAAGAAGTACGTGAAGAAGGACGACAAGCACGTGTGCACCAAGTGCTTCGACAAAGTCTGCGCCAACACCTGCGCCGAGTGCAGGCGACCCATCGGCGCCGACGCCAAG GAGCTGCACCACAAGAACCGCTACTGGCATGAGGACTGCTTCCGCTGCGCCAAGTGCTACAAGCCGCTGGCCAGCGAGTCCTTCTGCGCCCGCGACGACGGCAAGATCATGTGCGGCAAGTGCAGCTCCCGCGAGGACGGCAACCGGTGCCAGGGCTGCTACAAGGTGGTCATGCCAG GCTCTAAGAACGTGGAGTACAAGAAGAAGCTGTGGCACGAGGAGTGTTTCACCTGCTTCGAGTGCAAGCAGCCAATCCGCACACAGAGCTTCCTGACCAAGGGCGACGACATCTTCTGCACCCCCTGCCATGAAAAGAAGTTTGCCAAGAACTGCTTCCACTGCAAGCAG CCCATCACCTCTGGAGGAATCAGCTACCAGGAGCAGCCCTGGCACACAGAGTGTTTCGTGTGCCAAACCTGCCGCAAGCCACTGAGCGGCACTCGCTTCACCGCCCATGAGAACGCCTACTACTGCGTGCAATGCTACCGGAGCGACGTGGCCAAGAAGTGCCACGGTTGCAAGAACCCCATCACAG GGTTCGGCCATGGCACCAACGTGGTGAACTATGAGGCCTTCTCCTGGCATGAGTATTGCTTCAACTGCAAGAAATGCTCCCATTCCTTGGCCAACAAGCGCTTTGTCATGACCGGAGAGAACGTCTACTGCCTCATCTGTGCTAAACTGTGA